GCACTTCGCTGACAATCGCGCCGGCCGCTTCCAGATGCTTGAGCGCCGTGTCGATTGCGGCGGCGACCGCCGGCTCGACGCCGTCGGTGACGAAATTGGTCAGCACGCCGAGGCGCACGCCTTCCAGCGGACGGACGGCCGGAATGCGCGGCTCGAGCCCGGCCAGCATGCGGTCGACCAGCGCGCAGCAGGCCACGGAAACGCCGATCGGCCCGAACGAATCGAGGGTGGACGAAAGCGGCACGCCGCCTTGTTTGGGAATGCGGTCGGCGGTCGGCTTGAAACCGGTCAGGCCGCACAGCGCCGCCGGAATGCGGATCGAGCCGCCGGTGTCGGTGCCGAGCGCGACGGCCGCCATGCCGTCCGCGACGGAAGCCGCCGCGCCCGACGACGAGCCGCCCGAAATCCGCTCATCGCCTTTCACGCCGCGCTGGTATGGCGACAGCGGATTGCCGTAATGCGGGTTCAGACCGAGTCCGGAAAACGCGAACTCGCTCATATTGGTCCGGCCGACGATCACGGCGCCCGCGCGCTTCAAACGCGCGACCGCGACGGCGTCCGTCTTGGCGGCGGGCGCGTCGGCGAGCACGACAGAACCGGCGCGGGTCGGCTGGCCTTCGATGTCGAACAGGTCTTTGACCGACACCGGAATCCCGGCGAGCGGCGAAAGCACGGTGCCGGCGGCGCGCAGACGGTCGTGCGCGTCGGCGGCGGCGCGGGCGCTGTCGGCGTCGACGTGCATGAAGACGGCCGCACCCTGGCCGGCCGGATCGGCGATCCGTTCGAGCGCGGTCTCGACGAGCGCGCGGCTCGTGGTGCGTCCGGCGGCGAGGTCGGCAGCAAGTTGGGCTAGCGGCGGAAAGGGCGTGAATTCAGTGGCCATGATGTCGGTAGAAATCCGGTTGAACCGGGCGAAGCCGGTCATTGGGCGAAATGCGTGAGCTTGAATGCGGTGGCTTGAATGCGGTCGATCACATGCGATTGAAGAGTGTCGCGCGGAACGCTTCGATATGCTTCTGCACCGATTGACGCGCGCCTTCGGCGTCGCGTTCGCGCAGCAGGCGAAACAGTTCGAGATGTTCCTCGTGCACGTCTTCCAGATGATGCGGCTCGGACAGTGAAATGAACCAGAAGCGTAGCGAGCGCTCGTGCAGTCCGCGCAGAATGTCGGCCAGCACGGGATTGCGCGAGGCGGCCGAGATCGCCAGATGAAACTCGCGGTCGATATCCATCATGCCTTCGATATCGTGCGCGGCGACGCACACGGCGGAGCGGTCCAGCAGCACCTGCATCGCATCGTAGTCGTGCGGCTGCGCGTGGCGCGCGGCCAGTTCGACGCAGTAGCTTTCATTGACCAGCCGCACGTCGATGATCGCCAGCACGTCGTCGAGCGAAACCGGACGGACCATGATGCCTTTGCGCGGCATGATGGTCAGCATGCCTTCGTGCACCAGCCGATGCAGCGCCTGATGAACCGGCGTCCTGCCGATGCCGGTCAGCGCCATCAGTTCCGCTTCGTTGAGCACCTCGCTCGGCCGCAGGCGCATGGTGATGATCTCGCGCTTGACGAACGCATAGGCCTGCTCGGCGAGACTCGCGGCAGCGGTCGCGCGGGCGGGCGTGGAAGGGCGGGCAGTCTGCAAGAGCGTCATGTGAGGTGGAAG
The nucleotide sequence above comes from Paraburkholderia sp. FT54. Encoded proteins:
- a CDS encoding amidase — translated: MATEFTPFPPLAQLAADLAAGRTTSRALVETALERIADPAGQGAAVFMHVDADSARAAADAHDRLRAAGTVLSPLAGIPVSVKDLFDIEGQPTRAGSVVLADAPAAKTDAVAVARLKRAGAVIVGRTNMSEFAFSGLGLNPHYGNPLSPYQRGVKGDERISGGSSSGAAASVADGMAAVALGTDTGGSIRIPAALCGLTGFKPTADRIPKQGGVPLSSTLDSFGPIGVSVACCALVDRMLAGLEPRIPAVRPLEGVRLGVLTNFVTDGVEPAVAAAIDTALKHLEAAGAIVSEVRFAPLDRLPEINRFGFSPIEAYAWHRPLLEKHRDQYDPRVLVRILKGQPASAADYLDLLAEREAMLAEAARTLWQRFDAVVAPTVPVVPPRVAELADDDAFGRTNALILRNPSVFNFLDTCALSLPCHLRGDAPVGLMLAGAPHADDALLAIGRGAEAVLKAIR
- a CDS encoding GntR family transcriptional regulator, which encodes MTLLQTARPSTPARATAAASLAEQAYAFVKREIITMRLRPSEVLNEAELMALTGIGRTPVHQALHRLVHEGMLTIMPRKGIMVRPVSLDDVLAIIDVRLVNESYCVELAARHAQPHDYDAMQVLLDRSAVCVAAHDIEGMMDIDREFHLAISAASRNPVLADILRGLHERSLRFWFISLSEPHHLEDVHEEHLELFRLLRERDAEGARQSVQKHIEAFRATLFNRM